The Primulina eburnea isolate SZY01 chromosome 8, ASM2296580v1, whole genome shotgun sequence genome contains a region encoding:
- the LOC140837756 gene encoding transcription factor bHLH162-like, with protein MDQNPSSSKPDRKTVEKNRRYQMKSLYSKLSSIVPPQSQTGAVSLLDQLEVATNYIKKLELNLEKIKQKKKLLMGSSNGGFKPLEIDVNLMGSVLEVILMTGFNCQFLFRETIRMLQEENAEIANASFSVQENAIFHTIHCQIEGSTPEYGATRIAERLRKFVAHVDPQQCTKPCILEHDWS; from the exons ATGGATCAAAACCCTAGTTCGTCTAAACCTGACAGGAAAACTGTGGAGAAAAACCGGAGATATCAGATGAAATCCCTGTACTCCAAGCTCAGCTCCATCGTGCCACCGCAATCCCAGACa GGAGCGGTTTCGCTGCTGGATCAACTGGAAGTAGCTACCAATTACATCAAGAAGCTGGAATTGAACTTGGAGAAAATTAAGCAGAAGAAAAAATTGTTAATGGGATCCAGCAACGGAGGCTTTAAACCACTAGAAATCGACGTTAACTTAATGGGTTCTGTTCTTGAGGTGATTCTGATGACTGGATTCAACTGTCAGTTTCTGTTTCGGGAAACTATCAGAATGCTACAAGAGGAAAATGCCGAGATTGCCAACGCAAGTTTCTCGGTACAAGAAAATGCGATATTCCATACAATACATTGCCAG ATTGAAGGATCTACGCCGGAATATGGAGCTACAAGGATAGCTGAGAGGCTAAGGAAGTTTGTGGCTCATGTTGATCCTCAACAATGCACCAAACCATGCATCTTAGAACACGATTGGTCATGA
- the LOC140838777 gene encoding pentatricopeptide repeat-containing protein At4g21705, mitochondrial-like, whose product MLRNSDKIKAFVQAFVINSRCYYTKNKQKKISSLYEKISPLGNPSVDVTRELDTWVGMGNKIRFAELQRIILDLRKRRRFNHALQVSEWTKNSGMYTLTPVQHAVQLDLIGKVHGFLAAENYFNGLNEQDRTEKAYGALLHCYVRGHQTEKVFAHLQAMKEKGIALASVAYNDIMSLYSNIGEIDKVPNVLDLMKKNGVQPNNLSYRICINSYGVRSDIDGVEKILSEMESQSHIVMDWNTYAVVANFYAKAGLKDKANFILRKAEGRLENKDGLGYNHLISLHAGLGNRDDVFRLWDLEKNACKRCLNKDYINIMDSLVRLEELEEAEKVLKEWESSGNCYDFRVPNVVIAGHIEKGLCEKAGALLEYLMETGKTSTSNIWARLAAGYMEKDEMEKALSAMKVATSLCDVREGNTIQDTVIGRILSLFGEKGSSDATEDVVDLLRSVMSLNRQMYHTLLKSNISGGKEVNRLLDIMKTDGFEEDEETKRILAMWKNGM is encoded by the exons ATGCTACGGAATAGTGACAAGATCAAAGCTTTTGTTCAAGCTTTTGTTATCAACTCCCGATGTTACTACACGAAGAACAAGCAAAAGAAAATCTCATCTCTCTATGAGAAAATCAGTCCGTTGGGAAACCCTAGCGTTGATGTAACTCGGGAGCTGGACACATGGGTTGGAATGGGCAATAAAATCCGATTTGCGGAGCTCCAACGCATTATTCTTGACCTCCGTAAGCGAAGAAGATTCAATCATGCTCTCCAG GTTTCAGAATGGACAAAAAATTCAGGAATGTATACGCTGACCCCTGTTCAACATGCGGTGCAGTTGGATCTGATTGGTAAGGTTCATGGTTTTCTTGCGGCAGAAAACTACTTCAATGGTTTGAATGAGCAAGATAGAACTGAGAAGGCTTATGGTGCTCTTCTACATTGTTATGTTCGGGGGCATCAAACTGAGAAAGTATTTGCACATCTGCAGGCAATGAAAGAGAAGGGTATTGCTTTGGCTTCCGTTGCTTACAATGACATCATGTCCCTTTACTCTAACATTGGTGAGATTGACAAGGTCCCTAATGTCTTAGACCTGATGAAAAAGAATGGGGTCCAACCTAATAATTTGAGTTACCGGATATGCATTAATTCATATGGAGTGAGATCTGATATAGATGGAGTGGAAAAAATTCTGAGTGAAATGGAAAGTCAATCCCACATTGTCATGGATTGGAATACATACGCTGTTGTTGcaaatttttatgctaaggcaGGCCTCaaagataaagcaaattttatCCTGAGAAAAGCAGAGGGAAGGCTAGAGAATAAAGATGGTCTTGGTTATAATCATCTCATCTCTTTACATGCTGGACTGGGAAACAGAGATGATGTTTTCAGATTATGGGATCTTGAGAAGAATGCTTGCAAGAGGTGCCTTAACAAGGATTACATAAATATAATGGACTCCTTGGTTAGGCTGGAAGAGCTTGAAGAAGCAGAGAAAGTTTTGAAGGAGTGGGAGTCATCTGGAAACTGCTATGATTTTCGGGTGCCAAATGTTGTCATCGCTGGACACATAGAGAAGGGTTTGTGCGAAAAGGCTGGAGCTTTACTTGAATACTTGATGGAAACGGGGAAGACATCAACATCTAATATCTGGGCTAGATTGGCAGCAGGTTACATGGAGAAGGATGAGATGGAAAAGGCTTTGAGTGCCATGAAAGTAGCTACCTCTTTATGTGATGTAAGAGAAGGGAATACGATTCAAGATACAGTGATTGGCAGAATATTGAGTTTATTTGGTGAGAAAGGGAGTTCCGATGCCACAGAAGATGTTGTGGATTTGTTGAGATCTGTTATGTCATTGAACAGACAGATGTATCACACCTtgctaaaatcaaatatttctGGTGGTAAAGAAGTGAATAGACTCCTGGACATCATGAAAACGGATGGttttgaagaagatgaagagactAAGAGGATTCTTGCCATGTGGAAGAATGGAATGTAG
- the LOC140838776 gene encoding uncharacterized protein, which translates to MTRIPINHRILTCHTGEMNISGDQVAISFPDTVFEFLCEDYEGLSPAGSIVDDAEEEEEEEEEEEEKENQNGNVEDSDDFWETQHQLLQDVVWRTSSLETRIRNITKEALKEAQLSGNVCVCGRTLEFGCRKCLMEEVRRRLQGAGFNCAICKSKWRSTPDLPSGEHTFLDVVDTSNSKKEVRVIIELNFRAEFEMARANDEYNKLIKSLPEIYVGKIERLLGLLKILCAGAKKCMKEKKIHLGPWRKHRYMQAKWLRTCERLTSASPLSVGDSGRVVRPRVSSMLTADMMGAFSNFHRPAAVQVV; encoded by the exons ATGACCAGAATCCCCATAAACCACCGGATTCTGACGTGTCACACCGGTGAAATGAATATTTCCGGCGACCAGGTCGCCATTAGTTTCCCCGATACAGTTTTCGAGTTTTTGTGCGAAGATTACGAGGGATTGTCTCCGGCGGGGAGCATAGTCGATGAtgctgaagaagaagaagaagaagaagaagaagaagaagagaaagaGAACCAAAATGGGAATGTTGAAGATAGTGATGACTTCTGGGAAACTCAACATCAACTGCTGCAA GATGTGGTTTGGAGAACAAGTTCTTTAGAAACAAGGATCAGAAATATCACCAAAGAAGCATTGAAAGAAGCGCAACTGTCGGGGAACGTTTGCGTTTGCGGCAGAACATTGGAGTTTGGTTGCCGGAAATGTCTGATGGAGGAGGTCCGCCGCCGCCTCCAAGGTGCTGGTTTCAATTGTGCCATTTGCAAGTCTAAGTGGAGAAGCACGCCTGATTTACCCTCAg GGGAACACACATTCTTGGACGTGGTGGACACATCGAATTCAAAGAAAGAAGTGCGAGTGATAATCGAGCTAAACTTTCGGGCTGAGTTCGAGATGGCCCGAGCAAACGACGAGTACAACAAGCTCATCAAAAGTCTCCCCGAAATATACGTGGGAAAAATAGAAAGGCTGCTGGGGTTGTTAAAGATTCTGTGCGCCGGCGCCAAGAAGTGCATGAAGGAGAAAAAAATCCACTTGGGCCCGTGGAGAAAGCATCGTTACATGCAAGCCAAGTGGCTAAGAACTTGCGAAAGGTTGACGTCTGCTTCACCCTTATCGGTGGGGGATTCGGGCCGTGTAGTCCGTCCCAGGGTATCATCCATGCTCACTGCGGACATGATGGGAGCTTTTTCGAATTTCCATAGACCCGCCGCCGTCCAAGTGGTGTGA
- the LOC140838774 gene encoding VQ motif-containing protein 4-like, with amino-acid sequence MEISMKIQETQNPSLINSHGSNSPTRNGFHTRSEPNNPYPTTFVQADTSSFKQVVQMLTGSAETTRMASRPDPVRSSIPPIKTGTRKDKLFERRNSLKNLKISPLGPGLVNGRPGFLSGYSGSPRNGTPEILSPSILDFPSLVLSPITPLIPDPFNRGTGTNSCDSSLNMEAEDKAIKEKGFYMHPSPVNTPRDSEPRLLPLFPVTSHPNGVDS; translated from the coding sequence ATGGAAATTTCGATGAAAATCCAAGAAACCCAAAACCCATCTCTAATTAATTCTCATGGATCCAACAGCCCTACCAGAAATGGATTCCACACCAGATCCGAACCCAACAATCCGTACCCGACCACCTTCGTCCAAGCCGACACCTCCTCCTTCAAACAAGTGGTTCAAATGCTGACTGGGTCGGCCGAGACGACCCGAATGGCTTCCAGACCGGACCCCGTGAGAAGCTCGATCCCACCAATCAAAACAGGGACAAGGAAAGATAAGCTCTTCGAGCGCAGAAACAGCCTCAAGAACCTGAAGATCAGCCCGTTGGGCCCGGGTCTGGTCAATGGTAGACCCGGATTCTTATCCGGATACTCGGGTTCTCCTCGGAACGGAACTCCTGAAATCCTCTCACCCAGTATCCTCGATTTCCCGTCTCTGGTCCTCAGCCCGATCACCCCTCTGATACCCGACCCGTTTAACAGGGGAACTGGTACCAACAGTTGTGATAGTAGCTTAAATATGGAAGCAGAGGATAAAGCCATCAAGGAAAAGGGATTTTATATGCACCCTTCGCCGGTGAATACTCCGAGGGACTCGGAGCCCCGACTTCTACCATTGTTTCCCGTAACCTCACATCCTAACGGAGTTGATTCTTGA
- the LOC140838775 gene encoding serine/threonine/tyrosine-protein kinase HT1-like, which produces MDEEATSWIRRTKFSHTVCHRFDASRLGSVPFTVQPNSKSSVKSRPESGRVNNPIPGPNVVQIQRHPTANTQRAISPHPETKVSDTFKEARSLQRRFSTPHPQRKEHEKGIVGKLFRKDSHEIKSPPSRLSRNHSPLRHFTSMKFHEKAKSRKESGWTKYFDHGGGRVTSVDTADEQMIDLSKLFLGLRFAHGAHSQLYHGMYMGEPVAVKIIRVPDDDETGDLGGRLEKQFVREVTLLSRLHHQNVIRLVGACRKPLVFCIVTEYLMEGSLRAYLHKLEHKSLQLQKLISMALDIARGMEFIHSQGVIHRDLKPENVLISEDFHMKVADFGIACNDAHCDLLADDPGTYRWMAPEMIKRKHYGKKVDVYSFGLILWELVAGTIPYEDMTPIQAAFAVVNKNLRPSIPFNCPLVMKALIEQCWSLHPDKRPEFWQIVKVLEEFEMSLARDGTLNLVQNPACHDHKKGLLRWIQKLGPNNQTTTPMPKPKFS; this is translated from the exons ATGGATGAAGAGGCAACGTCTTGGATAAGGAGAACAAAATTTTCTCACACTGTTTGTCACCGTTTTGATGCTTCAAGATTGGGGTCTGTTCCTTTCACCGTTCAGCCAAATAGTAAATCAAGTGTCAAATCTAGACCGGAGTCAGGTAGAGTAAATAATCCGATACCAGGACCAAATGTCGTCCAAATTCAGCGACACCCTACTGCAAATACACAGAGGGCTATATCCCCCCACCCTGAAACAAAGGTTTCTGACACCTTTAAGGAAGCCAGGTCTCTTCAGAGGAGATTCTCAACCCCACATCCACAACGGAAAGAGCACGAGAAAGGAATCGTTGGCAAGTTGTTCCGTAAGGATTCCCATGAAATCAAGTCTCCTCCTTCGAGGTTGTCAAGGAATCATAGCCCCCTTAGGCACTTCACATCAATGAAGTTTCACGAGAAGGCTAAAAGCCGCAAGGAGTCGGGTTGGACAAAGTATTTTGATCATGGTGGGGGAAGGGTCACCTCTGTAGATACTGCTGATGAGCAGATGATTGATCTTTCGAAATTATTTTTAGGGCTAAGATTTGCACACGGGGCACATAGTCAGCTTTACCATGGGATGTACATGGGCGAACCTGTTGCTGTGAAAATTATTAGGGTCCCAGATGATGACGAAACTGGAGATTTAGGTGGTCGGTTGGAGAAGCAATTTGTTAGAGAGGTTACCCTCTTGTCTCGTCTCCACCATCAAAATGTTATAAGG CTTGTAGGGGCATGCCGAAAACCTCTAGTCTTTTGTATTGTCACTGAGTATTTGATGGAGGGCTCGTTGAGAGCATACTTGCACAAGCTTGAGCATAAATCTCTTCAGTTGCAAAAGTTAATCTCGATGGCTTTGGATATTGCACGAGGAATGGAATTTATTCACTCACAGGGTGTTATTCACAGGGATCTTAAACCTGAAAATGTTCTGATTAGTGAAGATTTCCACATGAAAGTTGCTGATTTTGGTATTGCATGTAATGATGCACACTGTGATCTTTTGGCAGATGATCCAGGAACTTATCGATGGATGGCTCCTGAAATGATTAAAAGAAAGCATTATGGAAAGAAGGTTGATGTATATAGCTTTGGACTCATTTTATGGGAACTTGTGGCGGGAACCATCCCTTATGAAGATATGACACCTATACAAGCCGCTTTTGCTGTGGTGAACAAG AATTTGAGGCCCTCTATACCTTTCAACTGCCCCCTGGTCATGAAAGCTTTGATTGAACAATGCTGGTCGTTGCATCCAGACAAGAGGCCCGAATTTTGGCAGATAGTGAAGGTGCTAGAGGAGTTTGAGATGTCATTGGCTCGTGATGGAACCCTTAATCTGGTACAGAACCCAGCATGTCATGACCATAAGAAGGGATTGCTCCGTTGGATTCAAAAACTCGGTCCTAATAATCAAACTACTACACCGATGCCTAAACCAAAATTCTCTTGA